A genomic window from Actinomycetes bacterium includes:
- a CDS encoding GTP-binding protein, with amino-acid sequence MAKKRFERTKPHLNIGTMGHIDHGKTTLTAAITKVLHDADPSVAYTP; translated from the coding sequence ATGGCGAAGAAGAGGTTTGAGCGGACGAAGCCGCATCTGAATATTGGGACGATGGGGCATATTGATCATGGGAAGACGACGCTGACGGCGGCGATCACCAAGGTGTTGCACGACGCCGACCCGAGTGTGGCCTACACCCCG